A window from Drosophila nasuta strain 15112-1781.00 chromosome 3, ASM2355853v1, whole genome shotgun sequence encodes these proteins:
- the LOC132789315 gene encoding cuticle protein 21 → MALFKCIIVSCALFAIVECALLPAVPINTEIDPHPQYAYAYNVQDAITGDSKSQQEVRDGDIVKGSYSVVDADGSLRTVFYTADPINGFNAVVQRGPVPVPVAAPVAAPVVAARPFLG, encoded by the exons ATGGCCCTATTCAAG TGCATCATCGTGAGCTGTGCTCTCTTCGCCATCGTCGAGTGTGCCTTGTTGCCTGCTGTTCCCATCAATACCGAGATTGATCCACATCCTCAGTATGCCTACGCCTATAATGTGCAGGATGCAATCACCGGCGATAGCAAGAGCCAGCAGGAGGTGAGGGATGGCGATATTGTCAAGGGCTCCTACTCTGTGGTCGATGCCGATGGATCGTTGCGTACCGTCTTCTACACTGCGGATCCCATCAATGGCTTCAATGCTGTGGTGCAACGTGGCCCAGTTCCAGTCCCAGTTGCAGCTCCAGTTGCTGCTCCAGTAGTGGCTGCACGTCCATTCCTGGGCTAG
- the LOC132789314 gene encoding larval cuticle protein A2B, which yields MAQQLLIVLSALLALSSAVVVPGPGLASPALPAYPSLAAPVYPKLAAPVYPALAKVAVAKVAAPEPYDPNPQYSYSYDVHDGSTGDVKSQQETRSGDVVQGAYSLIEADGTRRIVEYTADPVHGFNAVVRREGAVVKAVAPVAKVLAPAPLLHAPVVAKLPALPALSAYHAPALAPAYHAPALAPAYSPLAPAYSPLAYH from the exons ATGGCCCAACAGTTGTTAATCGTCTTGAGCGCTTTGCTGGCTCTGAGCAGCGCTGTCGTTGTGCCAGGACCTGGTCTCGCCTCGCCCGCTCTGCCGGCATATCCTTCGCTCGCCGCACCCGTCTACCCTAAGCTGGCGGCGCCCGTTTATCCCGCATTAGCCAAGGTGGCTGTTGCCAAGGTGGCTGCTCCCGAGCCATACGATCCCAATCCTCAgtacagctacagctacgaTGTGCAT GATGGTTCCACTGGTGATGTGAAGAGCCAGCAGGAGACACGCAGCGGTGATGTTGTCCAGGGCGCCTACTCGCTCATCGAGGCCGACGGCACTCGCCGCATTGTGGAGTACACCGCCGATCCTGTCCATGGCTTCAACGCTGTGGTCCGTCGCGAGGGTGCTGTGGTTAAGGCTGTTGCCCCCGTTGCCAAGGTGCTGGCTCCGGCTCCACTGTTGCACGCTCCGGTTGTGGCCAAGCTGCCCGCTCTGCCAGCCCTGTCCGCCTACCACGCCCCCGCTCTGGCTCCCGCCTACCACGCTCCGGCTTTGGCACCCGCCTATTCTCCACTGGCGCCCGCTTACTCACCACTGGCCTACCACTAA
- the LOC132790499 gene encoding uncharacterized protein LOC132790499, which translates to MCKLLWFSVCFLTLLPLALTAVGSKVNVTDAQQTLQTPLIANHNSTGSLLPKAEQLIRYRRQPPKRNKQRRRVKGKYGPPSHPPGPSHSYGPPGHPPVSYYKPASSSYPSHLEEPSFSIEDFQHLKFDGADFHIPASSYEAQSMDLNLYSHEQEDNDLYGAHKFPSLEYSFPGDESPALGSDEHTPHQKYGVPPQQSHSHYSSIPSYSGGSGPSYSSGPSHSHSSSSGYSSGPSHSSGYSSGSSHSSNSGYSSGHSPSSSYSSGSSHSPSSSYSSGHSSSSSSGYSSGPSHSSGSSYSSGHSSSSSYSPSHNSDPIPSLSYETNSYETPDTYIPQQYGPPAAAAPPAPPSTRYGVPSAPAHVPSYSQPGPPPPPDSYSIYEQKIPNTGYHQNFAEPPRASPNYEIAYSPPAYEISTSYQPKQPSYQPPPASSSHDGHFAEPPPAAPSPYTPPQQHHHQQQQPAEPPSSYGPPDAQVPTSYTNVELHPTAQQYPSENYALPSEELPLNPHHKFPSFDFPKSSYEVPIYDPIPFEASNKEEQESYPPILQDPGSNALPPSDAHASGTTQKSRKRKRRPSSAVISKKHTLDVPELQEAYDADSHVQVRGTDLDTAAYGSRYVEQKQRHYVAATSTTTTPAPWSPMRMRSTSSSSFIPTIITSTPPTPTQSSSSSSRSRSRGTSRYHQRTASTVDGNSETPSTAVTIQKSRSQSYYDGTIAPPTYRQFGRGTRPTRPVQSRGVGATLALQPGTERNPTLKRTTKGVFDTTLFKSPQTDREMERKLSALRQNLPKNHKLY; encoded by the exons ATGTGCAAACTTTTGTGGTTtagtgtttgtttt CTAACACTCTTGCCCCTGGCGCTGACTGCCGTCGGATCAAAGGTCAATGTCACAGACGCTCAGCAGACGCTCCAGACACCTCTGATTGCTAACCACAACTCCACCGGATCGCTGCTACCGAAAGCTGAGCAACTGATACGCTATCGTCGTCAGCCGCCCAAGCGCAACAAGCAGCGACGTCGTGTGAAGGGCAAGTATGGACCACCCAGCCATCCGCCTGGACCATCACATTCGTATGGACCACCTGGTCATCCGCCCGTGAGTTACTACAAGCCCGCGTCATCCTCGTATCCATCGCATCTGGAAGAGCCAAGCTTTTCCATTGAGGACTTtcagcatttgaaattcgaTGGCGCAGATTTTCACATACCTGCCTCCAGCTACGAGGCACAGTCCATGGATCTAAATCTCTACAGTCACGAGCAGGAGGACAACGATCTCTATGGCGCACACAAATTCCCCAGTCTGGAGTACAGTTTTCCTGGCGACGAGTCTCCTGCGCTAGGGTCGGACGAGCACACGCCACATCAGAAATATGGCGTGCCACCACAACAGAGTCACAGTCATTACAGCTCGATTCCTAGCTACAGCGGTGGATCAGGACCAAGCTACAGTTCAGGACCGAGTCACAGTCACAGCTCCAGTTCTGGTTACAGTTCAGGACCTAGCCATAGTTCCGGGTACAGTTCAGGATCCAGTCACAGCTCCAATTCCGGCTATAGTTCAGGACATAGTCCCAGTTCCAGCTACAGTTCAGGTTCCAGTCATAGTCCCAGTTCCAGCTACAGTTCAGGACACagctccagttccagttccggTTATAGTTCAGGACCCAGTCATAGTTCTGGTTCCAGTTACAGTTCCGGTCATAGTTCCAGCTCCAGCTACAGTCCCAGTCACAATTCCGATCCAATTCCCAGTCTCAGCTACGAGACCAACAGCTACGAGACACCGGACACTTATATCCCACAACAATACGGACCTccggcagctgcagctcctcCTGCGCCGCCCTCGACACGCTATGGCGTGCCCTCGGCACCCGCTCATGTGCCCAGCTACTCTCAGCCAGGTCCACCACCTCCGCCAGACTCCTACTCTATCTACGAGCAAAAGATTCCCAACACCGGCTACCATCAGAACTTTGCAGAGCCGCCACGCGCCTCGCCTAACTATGAGATTGCATACTCGCCGCCTGCCTATGAGATCAGCACTTCGTATCAACCCAAGCAGCCGTCGTATCAACCACCACCAGCGTCGTCGTCCCACGATGGTCATTTTGCAGAACCGCCGCCAGCTGCCCCATCGCCGTATACACCAccacagcaacatcatcatcaacaacagcagccggcTGAGCCGCCCAGCAGCTATGGACCGCCGGATGCACAAGTGCCCACCAGCTACACCAATGTGGAGCTGCATCCCACGGCACAGCAGTATCCCAGCGAGAACTATGCATTGCCCTCCGAGGAGTTACCCTTGAATCCGCATCACAAATTCCCTAGCTTTGATTTTCCCAAGTCCAGCTACGAGGTGCCCATCTACGATCCGATACCCTTCGAGGCATCCAACAAAGAGGAGCAAGAATCCTATCCGCCGATACTACAAGACCCCGGATCGAATGCTTTGCCTCCCTCGGATGCACATGCTTCAGGCACTACTCAGAAGAGTCGGAAACGCAAGCGACGTCCCTCATCCGCAGTGATCTCTAAGAAACACACGCTGGATGTGCCTGAACTGCAGGAAGCCTACGATGCCGACAGTCATGTGCAGGTGCGTGGCACCGACTTGGACACTGCTGCCTACGGTTCTCGTTACGTGGAGCAAAAGCAGCGTCACTATGTGGCGGCCaccagcacaacaacaacaccagcgcCTTGGAGTCCAATGCGCATGCGCAGCACATCGAGTAGCTCCTTCATACCCACCATCATCACCAGCACACCACCGACTCCTACACAATcgagcagcagtagcagtcGGAGTAGAAGTCGAGGCACCTCGCGCTATCATCAGCGCACTGCGAGCACCGTCGATGGCAACTCGGAGACGCCTTCGACAGCGGTGACCATACAAAAGTCCCGATCACAGAGCTACTACGATGGCACAATTGCACCGCCCACCTATCGGCAATTTGGGCGTGGCACGCGACCCACACGACCAGTTCAGAGTCGTGGAGTGGGCGCCACTTTGGCCTTGCAGCCGGGAACCGAGAGGAATCCGACGCTGAAACGAACCACCAAAGGCGTCTTCGATACGACGCTCTTCAAGAGTCCGCAAACCGATCGCGAAATGGAACGCAAGCTCAGTGCTTTGCGTCAGAACTTGCCAAAAAATCACAAACTATATTAG